The Triticum aestivum cultivar Chinese Spring chromosome 5A, IWGSC CS RefSeq v2.1, whole genome shotgun sequence genomic sequence TCGCCGTGCGCCGACGGCTTCACCGAGCTCTCGCGCCGCTGCCACACCACCACCACCGCATCCCCGGAAACGGCCCGCCTCCGCGCGAAGATGGCCCATCGGGGAGCGCCGCCAGCACCCGCCGCATTCGACAGCCGGGAGGCGTAGATCGACGGCTTCTGGTTCTAGGGTCGGGGTTCCTCTGGAGCCGCATGCGCGTGCGACCCGAGAGGCGAGTTGGAGGGACGCTTATATATAATCAATTTCAATTGTACGTTTGAGAGGGTTGATTTTGCCCGGCCTCACCATACAAAGTGAATAAGCATCCATTTGTTCATACACCCGGATCTTGCCAAGTCCAAATGGTTCTTTGTTCCAAAATGATTCCAACGCGTTTTTCACGAATCTCACGTTATCTGCAAAAAGAAGTACGTACCGTGAATCCGTGATCTAAAAATCACATAGACAACACATGACCGTTTTGCTATTCCGTGTGACAACCCCTGCCCCCTCCCtaccccaacacacacacacacgtgtggTTTTGACACTTTCTTTTTCAACTCAAAAATAGAAGTGTCAAAACCACACGATATGATAAAAAAAGGTGTCAAACCGCACGTGACACGATGAATTGTACGTGTTGTTTTCTTTGCACATATGGTCAGTTCCAATCGCACGTCCATGAGGGCTGATCTTGCCCGCCTAGGCGTCCACATCCATAGCGCAGACGCGGCATTAACAATCCGTCGATACACGCGGATCTTGCCAGCTCCGACCGATTAATCCACCGTGTCCGTCGCAAATCCCCTGCCATTTTTAATTAATTTCTTCAGAAAAGGAAACGCGTGAGCTAGCTcgctcacacgcacgcacgcacgtaaATCCCATCCCAATCCGctctcctctcgccatggcagctCAAAGAAGACGATCGCCAGCATGATTGCGTGCAACCCACAGAAGATTTGGTTCCCAAGTATAGCGCCGGGCGTTAACGGGCAGAAATCTTGGCAGCATCCACAGGGGATCCGGCCCAAGGAGAAGGAATTAAAGCGGGGGAATTCGCATGAATGGCAGACAGCGCAGGCGTATCGCGGCCGATTGCTCCGGCATCAATGCTGAGATAACAGCTCACTTTCCCGTCCGGGGAGTGCATGCCGCCGCGCCCCCGGTTTAAATACGAGCGCctccgcgtgcgtgcgtgcgtgcctgATTGGATTCATTTGGGAGAGAAGGGAGAGGCCGATCGATCCATCGGTCGGACGGCGGccatggcgagcggcggcgggggAGTGATGGCCGGGAAGAAGAGGAAGTCCGCGGAGATTGGCCGCGTGGACGTGCCGGCCAGGCGGGAGCCGCGGCGCGGGCTCGGGGTGGCGGCGCTGGAGAGCATCAGGGCGCAGCTCGAGACGGCGGAGAGCTTCTACGTGTTCCCGTCGctcgcgacggcgacggcggcggcgccgcctCCGACGGCCCCGCTGCCGTCCCTGCTGGCCGGGCACGTCGCCGGCGTGCGGTTCGATCCCTATGTACGCGCCCGGCGCAAGGCGATCGATCACGGCCTGATCATTTTACTACATTTTTACTCACCATGTCGATCGTGGCGATGGGATGGCATAATTTACGTGCGTACGTGTTGCACACACAGGTCGGAAATGGAGCAGCGCAGAGGGAGTACTATCCTCACTACTATGGCGCCGACCACTACACTTTGGCACGCAGGTACATACACACATGAACATGCATACACACACCTGTTCTTCAAATTCAGTAAGTAATTTATATTTATATTTCTAATTTAGCATGTAATTTACGTGTGTGATGTACACAATTTACGCATGTGTCGTACACACACACAAACATCCATAACATGTTCTGTAAATTTAGTACTATATGCAATTGACGTTTCAAATTTAGCATGTAATTTACCTGTGTGATGTACACAATTTACGCATGTGCTGTGCACACACAAACATGCATAACCTGTTCTTTACCCAAATAATAAGTGACACACATGTGGGCATGTGGCATGAAGCACTTCAGCCCTGACATTTTCTACAACTAAAATGGCCAtctgaaaagaaaaaacaaacccGAAATAAAACTTGTCATTCGGGAAGAAAGTTGCTATGCTTGACAACTAAAATTATCATCAGGGTCCATTCTTTAAGTTTAGTATATGCAATTTACATTTCAAATTTTGCATGTAATTTACAGTGTGTGATGTACACAATTTACGCATGTGCGTGCTGTAGACACACAATCTTGTTTTTCCCCCTTTGCACTCATCCATCCTTGTGTACATTGCACATTGGCAGGTACATGCAGCAGCTGCAGGCGTCGAGCGGCCAGCCGGCGCCACGCCACCATGATCACCACCGTGCATGGCAGAGCAACGCCGCAGCCGTCGCTCCACCGGCGCCGCCTGTCTTGGAGCAGGACCACCGCCGTCGAGCGCAGGCGCACGGTGGCCATGCGAGGAAGCCTCGTGTTGCGTTCGTGGACCTCGTCGACTCCGACGAGGAGGACAGCCGCGGCGGTGCCGG encodes the following:
- the LOC123107288 gene encoding uncharacterized protein, with the protein product MPPRPRFKYERLRVRACVPDWIHLGEKGEADRSIGRTAAMASGGGGVMAGKKRKSAEIGRVDVPARREPRRGLGVAALESIRAQLETAESFYVFPSLATATAAAPPPTAPLPSLLAGHVAGVRFDPYVGNGAAQREYYPHYYGADHYTLARRYMQQLQASSGQPAPRHHDHHRAWQSNAAAVAPPAPPVLEQDHRRRAQAHGGHARKPRVAFVDLVDSDEEDSRGGAGEELDLELKL